Proteins from a genomic interval of Pseudoruegeria sp. SHC-113:
- a CDS encoding NAD(P)H-quinone oxidoreductase — protein MSDTMRAIEISKPGGPEVLRLTDRPIPVARAGEIVIRLAYAGVNRPDALQRAGMYAPPPSASDLPGLEGAGTITEVGAGVSGWKVGEKVCALLPGGGYADYVSCPAAHALPIPKGLDLKQAACLPETYFTVWSNVFMRGGLQAGERFLVHGGSSGIGTTAIQLARHFGARVFTTAGSEEKCAVCRDLGAEVAMNYREADFVKVLQAEGGANLILDMVGGDYIARNIRALADEGRMVHIAFLQGPKAEINFAQVMARRLTITGSTLRPQSDLAKARIADQLREHVWPLLEAGRIAPVMDSEFALEEAASAHARMESSGHIGKIVLKI, from the coding sequence ATGAGCGATACCATGCGCGCGATCGAAATTTCCAAACCGGGTGGGCCCGAAGTGCTGCGCCTCACCGACCGCCCGATCCCTGTCGCCCGCGCGGGCGAGATCGTGATCCGGCTCGCCTATGCCGGGGTCAATCGCCCCGACGCGCTGCAACGCGCTGGCATGTATGCGCCGCCGCCGTCCGCCAGCGATCTGCCGGGGCTGGAGGGCGCGGGCACCATTACCGAGGTCGGCGCGGGTGTCAGTGGCTGGAAGGTGGGCGAAAAGGTCTGCGCCCTGCTGCCCGGCGGCGGTTATGCGGACTACGTCTCCTGCCCGGCGGCCCATGCGCTGCCGATCCCCAAGGGGCTGGATCTGAAACAGGCCGCCTGCCTGCCGGAAACCTATTTCACCGTCTGGTCCAACGTCTTCATGCGCGGTGGCCTGCAGGCGGGCGAGCGCTTTTTGGTGCACGGCGGCTCTTCCGGCATAGGCACCACGGCGATCCAGCTCGCCCGCCATTTCGGCGCGCGAGTGTTCACCACGGCTGGCTCCGAGGAAAAATGCGCGGTCTGCCGCGATCTGGGCGCGGAAGTGGCGATGAACTACCGCGAGGCGGATTTCGTGAAGGTGCTGCAGGCCGAGGGCGGGGCCAACCTGATCCTGGACATGGTCGGCGGCGACTATATCGCCCGCAACATCCGCGCGCTGGCCGATGAGGGCCGCATGGTCCATATCGCCTTCCTGCAGGGCCCCAAGGCCGAGATCAACTTCGCCCAGGTGATGGCCCGCCGCCTCACGATCACCGGCAGCACCCTGCGCCCGCAAAGCGATCTCGCCAAGGCGCGGATCGCGGATCAACTGCGCGAGCACGTTTGGCCGCTTCTGGAAGCCGGGCGCATCGCTCCGGTGATGGACAGCGAGTTCGCGCTGGAAGAGGCCGCGAGCGCCCACGCGCGCATGGAAAGCTCCGGCCACATCGGGAAGATCGTGCTTAAGATCTAG
- a CDS encoding COQ9 family protein produces the protein MPMHRPEHPHADVISALLEAALPHVVFDGWSEETFRAAIADSETDSELARIACPRGAVDLAVAYHRLGDQRMVEGLKTADLTTMRFRDRVAYAIRLRLETVEDKEAVRRASALFALPSHAAEGAKLVWETCDLVWSALGDTSEDLNWYSKRATLSGVYGTTILYWLGDETPGHMATWEFLDRRIDNVMQIEMAKASARKNPLLKPLMAGQDWLFSQVKAPPARAARRDLPGAIWPEQ, from the coding sequence ATGCCGATGCACCGCCCCGAACATCCCCACGCCGACGTGATTTCCGCCCTTCTGGAGGCCGCTTTGCCCCATGTGGTGTTCGATGGCTGGAGCGAGGAGACCTTCCGCGCCGCTATTGCTGACAGTGAAACCGATTCGGAGCTGGCTCGCATCGCCTGCCCGCGCGGGGCCGTGGATCTGGCCGTGGCCTACCACCGGCTCGGCGATCAGCGCATGGTCGAGGGGCTCAAAACGGCCGATCTCACGACGATGCGCTTTCGCGATCGCGTTGCCTATGCGATCCGCCTGCGGCTCGAAACCGTCGAGGACAAGGAGGCCGTGCGCCGGGCCTCGGCCCTCTTTGCGCTGCCCTCCCATGCTGCCGAAGGCGCGAAGCTCGTGTGGGAGACCTGCGATCTCGTCTGGTCCGCGCTGGGCGACACCTCGGAAGATCTCAACTGGTATTCCAAACGCGCCACGCTGTCGGGTGTCTATGGAACCACGATCCTATATTGGCTCGGCGACGAAACCCCCGGCCATATGGCCACGTGGGAGTTTCTGGACCGCCGGATCGACAACGTGATGCAGATCGAAATGGCCAAGGCCAGCGCGCGGAAGAACCCGCTGCTGAAGCCGCTCATGGCCGGGCAGGACTGGCTGTTTTCGCAAGTCAAAGCCCCGCCCGCCCGCGCTGCGCGCCGCGATCTGCCCGGCGCGATCTGGCCTGAGCAATAA
- the dgcA gene encoding N-acetyl-D-Glu racemase DgcA translates to MTITVSPDTFKLAEAFTISRGSRTEARVLTVSVTRCGHTGRGECVPYARYNETLDSVTEEILALPEGITRAALQSALPAGAARNAVDCALWDLEAKQAGKRAWDLAGLPAPGPEITAYTLSLDTPEKMRASAAKHAFRPLLKIKLGTPDDMPRLEAVRAGAPKSRIIVDANEGWSAEVYADLAPHLLRLGVALVEQPLPAGEDDALIGMERPVPVCADESCHDRASLPALKGKYDVINIKIDKTGGLTEALALRDTAVAEGYRIMVGCMVGSSLAMAPATLVAQGAMITDLDGPLLLAEDRPNALQFDAAGVHPPVAALWG, encoded by the coding sequence ATGACCATCACCGTCAGCCCCGACACGTTCAAACTGGCCGAGGCCTTCACCATTTCGCGCGGCTCACGCACCGAGGCCCGTGTGCTCACCGTTTCGGTCACGCGCTGCGGCCACACGGGCCGGGGCGAATGCGTGCCCTATGCCCGCTACAACGAAACACTCGACAGCGTGACGGAAGAAATCCTCGCCCTGCCCGAAGGGATCACCCGCGCCGCGCTGCAAAGCGCCCTGCCCGCAGGTGCGGCCCGCAATGCCGTGGACTGCGCGCTTTGGGATCTGGAGGCCAAACAGGCCGGCAAACGGGCCTGGGATCTGGCGGGCCTGCCCGCGCCCGGCCCTGAGATCACGGCCTACACGCTTTCGCTCGACACGCCCGAGAAGATGCGCGCCTCCGCGGCCAAACACGCCTTCCGCCCGCTCCTGAAGATCAAGCTCGGCACGCCTGATGACATGCCCCGCCTTGAAGCGGTGCGCGCCGGTGCGCCGAAATCCCGCATCATCGTGGATGCCAACGAGGGCTGGTCGGCCGAAGTTTACGCCGATCTCGCCCCGCATCTGCTGCGCCTCGGCGTGGCGCTGGTTGAGCAGCCCCTGCCCGCCGGTGAGGATGACGCCCTGATCGGCATGGAACGTCCGGTGCCAGTGTGTGCCGATGAAAGCTGCCATGATCGCGCCTCGCTGCCCGCTCTGAAGGGCAAATACGATGTGATCAACATCAAGATCGACAAAACAGGCGGGCTGACAGAAGCGCTCGCCCTGCGCGATACCGCCGTGGCCGAAGGCTACCGGATCATGGTCGGCTGCATGGTCGGCTCTTCGCTCGCCATGGCCCCGGCCACGCTAGTGGCGCAGGGGGCGATGATCACGGATCTGGACGGGCCACTGCTTCTGGCCGAGGACCGCCCCAACGCATTGCAATTCGACGCCGCCGGGGTGCACCCGCCCGTGGCCGCGCTCTGGGGGTAG
- a CDS encoding L-malyl-CoA/beta-methylmalyl-CoA lyase, protein MSFRLQPTPPARPNRCQLFGPGSNTKLFAKMAASAADVINLDLEDSVAPSDKDIARANVIEAINTVDWGTKTLSVRINSLDTPYWYRDVVDLLEQSSERLDQIMIPKVGCAEDIYAVDALVTAIERAKGREKRVAFEVIIESAAGIAHVEAIAAASPRLEAMSLGAADFAASMGMQTTGIGGTQENYYMLREGQKHWSDPWHWAQAAIVAACRTHGILPVDGPFGDFSDDEGYIAQAKRSATLGMVGKWAIHPKQIALANEVFTPSEEAVAEAREILAAMEAAKASGAGATVYKGRLVDIASIKQAEVIVAQSELIAGM, encoded by the coding sequence ATGAGCTTCCGCCTGCAACCCACTCCGCCCGCGCGCCCCAACCGTTGCCAGCTCTTCGGGCCCGGCTCCAACACCAAGCTTTTTGCCAAGATGGCGGCCTCGGCGGCGGATGTGATCAACCTTGATCTGGAAGATTCGGTCGCGCCCTCCGACAAGGACATCGCCCGCGCCAATGTGATCGAGGCGATCAACACGGTGGATTGGGGTACCAAGACGCTTTCGGTGCGCATTAACAGCCTTGATACGCCCTATTGGTATCGTGACGTGGTGGATCTGCTGGAACAGTCCAGCGAGCGGCTGGATCAGATCATGATTCCCAAGGTCGGCTGCGCCGAGGACATCTACGCCGTGGACGCGCTCGTCACCGCCATCGAGCGCGCCAAGGGCCGCGAGAAGCGCGTGGCGTTTGAGGTGATCATCGAAAGCGCTGCCGGCATCGCCCATGTGGAAGCCATCGCTGCCGCCTCGCCCCGGCTTGAGGCCATGAGCCTTGGCGCAGCCGATTTCGCCGCCTCCATGGGCATGCAGACCACCGGCATCGGTGGCACCCAGGAGAATTATTACATGCTGCGCGAGGGCCAGAAACATTGGTCCGATCCGTGGCACTGGGCGCAGGCCGCCATCGTCGCCGCCTGCCGTACCCACGGTATCCTGCCGGTCGACGGCCCCTTCGGCGATTTTTCCGATGATGAGGGCTATATCGCGCAGGCCAAACGCTCTGCCACGCTGGGGATGGTGGGCAAATGGGCGATCCACCCCAAGCAGATTGCTCTGGCCAACGAGGTGTTCACACCTTCCGAGGAGGCCGTCGCCGAGGCGCGGGAGATCTTGGCGGCGATGGAAGCGGCCAAGGCCAGCGGCGCAGGCGCGACCGTCTACAAGGGCCGTCTGGTGGACATCGCCTCCATCAAACAGGCCGAGGTGATCGTGGCGCAGTCTGAGCTGATCGCCGGGATGTAA
- a CDS encoding calcium-binding protein, which produces MDYMIFTPFALFCLSVLFMDDESEPVEEGDTGDGGDGGDGGFPEGAIGGTETADLLSGTVEGDAIFGLGGDDRLSGLEGDDLLDGGAGDDEIFGGSGDDSILGGDGVDTVFGGAGDDTVDLGAGDDRMGPTTADEGDDTIEGGEGDDRIYDWIGSNTLMGGAGDDLLNSLDDVDDDTPDVLDGGEGEDLLQGDDGDTLTGGAGIDDFAVLFDELDDTAVTITDFDAETEALVVFARNDLGIPDDAELVLNTAENGTDTEVLLDGALVALVQGTTGLSAANLTLSFITPGVG; this is translated from the coding sequence ATGGACTACATGATTTTCACACCTTTCGCGCTGTTCTGCCTGAGCGTGCTGTTCATGGACGATGAAAGCGAGCCCGTCGAAGAGGGCGATACCGGCGACGGCGGGGATGGCGGCGACGGCGGTTTTCCTGAAGGCGCGATTGGCGGCACCGAAACGGCAGACCTGCTGTCTGGAACCGTTGAGGGCGACGCGATCTTTGGCCTGGGCGGAGACGACAGGCTCTCGGGGCTTGAAGGCGACGATCTGCTCGATGGTGGCGCGGGAGACGATGAAATTTTCGGCGGTTCCGGCGATGATTCGATCCTTGGCGGTGACGGTGTGGATACTGTCTTTGGTGGCGCGGGCGATGATACCGTCGATCTGGGGGCGGGCGACGACCGCATGGGCCCCACCACCGCCGATGAGGGCGATGACACCATCGAAGGCGGTGAAGGCGACGACCGGATCTATGACTGGATCGGCTCCAACACACTGATGGGCGGGGCGGGCGATGATCTGCTCAACAGTCTCGACGATGTGGATGACGACACGCCTGACGTGCTGGATGGCGGCGAGGGGGAGGACCTCCTGCAGGGCGATGACGGCGACACGCTGACCGGCGGCGCGGGCATCGATGATTTTGCAGTGCTGTTTGACGAGCTGGACGATACCGCTGTCACGATCACCGATTTCGATGCGGAAACCGAGGCGCTCGTCGTTTTTGCCCGCAACGATCTGGGCATTCCCGATGATGCGGAGCTGGTGCTGAACACCGCTGAGAACGGCACCGACACCGAGGTGCTGCTCGACGGCGCGCTGGTGGCGCTGGTGCAGGGCACAACGGGGCTTTCGGCGGCCAATCTCACGCTTTCCTTCATCACCCCCGGCGTGGGCTGA
- a CDS encoding acetyl-CoA carboxylase carboxyltransferase subunit alpha: MSNYLEFEKPLADIEGKAEELRAMARANDEMDVEQEAAALDKKAADMLAELYKGLTPWRKCQVARHPDRPHCADYIEALFTEYTPLAGDRNFADDHAIMGGLARLGDTPVVVIGHEKGNDTKTRIERNFGMARPEGYRKAIRLMDLADRFGLPIITLVDTPGAYPGRGAEERGQSEAIARSTEKCLQVKVPLITVVIGEGGSGGAVGIAAGNKVLMLEHSIYSVISPEGCASILWKDAEKMREAAEALRLTAQDLQKLGVCDDIIAEPLGGAHRDRAGTIARVGKALEEQLRVLGKKSPEKLVKERRQKFLDMGKKGL, encoded by the coding sequence ATGAGCAACTATCTTGAGTTCGAAAAACCGCTGGCCGATATCGAAGGCAAGGCGGAGGAGCTGCGCGCCATGGCGCGGGCGAACGACGAGATGGACGTGGAGCAGGAAGCGGCCGCACTCGACAAGAAGGCCGCCGACATGCTGGCCGAGCTCTACAAGGGGCTGACGCCCTGGCGCAAATGCCAGGTGGCGCGCCACCCCGACCGCCCCCATTGCGCCGACTACATCGAGGCGCTTTTCACCGAATACACGCCGCTCGCGGGCGACCGGAACTTCGCCGACGACCATGCCATCATGGGCGGCCTTGCCCGCCTTGGCGACACGCCGGTGGTGGTGATTGGTCACGAGAAGGGCAATGACACCAAGACCCGCATCGAGCGCAACTTCGGCATGGCGCGGCCCGAAGGCTACCGCAAGGCCATCCGCCTGATGGATCTGGCGGATCGGTTCGGCCTGCCGATCATCACGCTGGTGGACACCCCCGGTGCTTACCCGGGCCGTGGCGCGGAAGAACGCGGCCAGTCCGAGGCCATCGCCCGCTCCACCGAGAAATGCCTGCAGGTGAAGGTGCCGCTGATCACGGTGGTGATCGGTGAGGGCGGCTCCGGCGGCGCCGTGGGCATCGCGGCAGGCAACAAGGTGCTGATGCTGGAGCATTCGATCTACTCGGTGATCTCGCCGGAGGGCTGCGCCTCGATCCTGTGGAAGGACGCCGAGAAGATGCGCGAGGCCGCCGAAGCGCTGCGCCTCACCGCGCAGGATCTGCAGAAGCTGGGCGTCTGTGATGACATCATCGCCGAGCCGCTGGGCGGCGCGCACCGCGATCGCGCCGGCACCATCGCGCGGGTTGGCAAGGCGCTGGAAGAACAGCTGCGCGTGCTGGGCAAGAAGAGCCCCGAGAAGCTCGTGAAAGAGCGCCGCCAGAAATTCCTCGACATGGGCAAGAAGGGCCTCTGA
- a CDS encoding serine hydrolase domain-containing protein, which translates to MTQGEVSGYWRSESGREGVLAGSADPSALFPYWSFTKTVIAAAVLKLVEQGQADLDAPLPDAAYSLRQLLAHRAGLPDYGPLPAYHAAVSAGESAWPRDLLVARAMERGMLWPPGQGFAYSNVGYLFLREGIEAATGQGLGAALEALILAPLGLASVRLWEGPTMGRDLHWSAAVGYDPAWVYHGCLIGTARDAVTLLDALLKGDLLPAPLRREMQSAYPVGGALPGRPWERCGYGLGLMIGEATGAGATLGHSGVGPFCVNAVYHFPALADPVTVAAFSDGSDEAPVEHAAVQAALAKQNA; encoded by the coding sequence ATGACACAGGGTGAGGTATCCGGATACTGGCGGAGCGAGAGCGGCCGGGAGGGCGTGCTGGCGGGCTCTGCGGATCCCTCCGCGCTGTTTCCCTATTGGAGTTTCACCAAGACAGTGATCGCGGCGGCGGTTCTGAAACTGGTGGAACAGGGGCAGGCCGATTTGGATGCACCGCTGCCCGATGCGGCCTACAGCCTGCGCCAGCTTCTGGCCCATCGCGCGGGTCTGCCGGACTATGGCCCGTTGCCCGCCTACCACGCGGCTGTTTCAGCCGGTGAGTCAGCTTGGCCGCGCGATCTACTGGTGGCGCGGGCGATGGAGCGGGGGATGCTGTGGCCCCCGGGGCAGGGCTTTGCCTATTCAAACGTCGGTTATCTGTTCTTGCGTGAAGGGATTGAGGCAGCCACGGGGCAGGGGCTGGGGGCGGCGCTTGAGGCCTTGATCCTCGCCCCGCTGGGGCTTGCCTCGGTGCGGCTCTGGGAAGGGCCCACGATGGGCCGCGATCTGCACTGGTCCGCCGCCGTTGGCTACGATCCCGCATGGGTCTATCACGGCTGCCTGATCGGCACAGCGCGCGATGCCGTCACGCTTCTGGACGCACTTCTGAAGGGCGATCTGCTGCCAGCGCCCTTAAGGCGCGAAATGCAAAGCGCTTATCCCGTCGGCGGCGCGCTGCCGGGGCGGCCTTGGGAGCGTTGCGGCTACGGGCTTGGCCTGATGATCGGGGAGGCCACGGGGGCCGGGGCCACTTTGGGCCATTCTGGCGTTGGGCCCTTCTGCGTCAACGCCGTCTACCATTTCCCGGCGCTCGCCGATCCCGTCACCGTGGCGGCCTTCAGCGACGGCAGCGACGAAGCCCCGGTGGAACATGCCGCGGTGCAGGCGGCCCTTGCTAAGCAAAACGCCTAA
- a CDS encoding D-amino-acid transaminase, with amino-acid sequence MTRTVYVNGEYLPETEAKVSIFDRGFLMADGVYEVTSVLDGKLIDFAGHAKRLERSLTELDMAAPITTEELLEVHRELVRLNGIEEGMIYLQITRGAPEDRDFAFPDPAKVPSTIVLFTQNKPGLANSPAAEKGLKVISIEDIRWGRRDIKTVQLLYPSMGKMMAKKAGCDDAWMVEDGAVTEGTSNNAYIVKGGKIITRQLSNDILHGITRAAVLKFAEEAQMVVEERPFTIAEAQEADEAFITSASTFVMPVVEIDGKALGAGTPGPVAKRLREIYLDESRKAAV; translated from the coding sequence ATGACCCGCACCGTTTACGTGAATGGCGAATACCTGCCCGAAACCGAAGCCAAAGTGTCGATCTTCGACCGGGGCTTCCTGATGGCCGATGGCGTCTATGAAGTGACCAGCGTGCTCGACGGCAAGCTGATCGATTTCGCTGGCCACGCCAAGCGGCTGGAGCGGTCGCTCACCGAGCTGGACATGGCCGCGCCGATCACCACGGAAGAGCTGCTGGAGGTCCACCGCGAACTGGTGCGCCTGAACGGCATCGAAGAGGGCATGATCTACCTGCAGATCACCCGTGGCGCGCCGGAAGATCGCGATTTCGCCTTCCCGGATCCGGCCAAAGTGCCCTCCACCATCGTGCTGTTTACCCAGAACAAGCCGGGCCTTGCCAACTCGCCCGCTGCCGAAAAGGGCCTCAAAGTCATCTCCATCGAGGACATCCGCTGGGGCCGCCGTGACATCAAAACCGTGCAGCTGCTCTACCCCTCCATGGGCAAGATGATGGCCAAGAAGGCCGGCTGCGATGATGCGTGGATGGTGGAAGATGGTGCCGTCACCGAAGGCACCTCCAACAACGCCTATATCGTGAAGGGCGGCAAGATCATCACCCGCCAGCTCTCCAACGACATCCTGCACGGCATCACCCGCGCCGCCGTGCTGAAGTTTGCCGAGGAAGCCCAGATGGTGGTGGAAGAACGCCCCTTCACTATCGCAGAAGCGCAGGAAGCCGACGAGGCCTTCATCACCTCAGCCTCTACCTTCGTGATGCCAGTCGTGGAGATCGACGGCAAGGCGCTGGGGGCAGGCACGCCGGGCCCCGTCGCCAAACGCCTGCGCGAAATCTATCTGGACGAAAGCCGCAAGGCCGCTGTCTGA
- the dgcN gene encoding N-acetyltransferase DgcN, whose amino-acid sequence MIETPYLLFLGDAPDQLAAKVAIGIRDWRPENAVGQIRLPGCGADLGLTDMTLAEAKEAGAKTLVIGVANRGGIISQAWKEVLIAALEMGYDLASGLHNLLRDEGDLVAAAQTHGGTLHDVRVPTVGYPIANGVKRTGKRCLAVGTDCSVGKMYTAMAMDAEMQARGMKSTFRATGQTGILITGHGVPLDAVIADFMAGSIEYLTPDNDEDHWDLIEGQGSLFHVSYSGVTMALVHGGQPDALILCHEPTRTHMRGLPGYSLPSLEDLRDTALAMARVANPACQVVGISVNTQHLNEEDARAYLAKVEAQMGLPTVDPYRHGAGRLVDALAAV is encoded by the coding sequence ATGATCGAAACCCCTTACCTGCTGTTCCTCGGCGATGCGCCGGATCAACTCGCCGCCAAAGTTGCCATCGGCATCCGCGACTGGCGACCGGAGAACGCCGTGGGCCAGATCCGACTGCCCGGCTGTGGTGCCGATCTGGGCCTGACCGACATGACGCTTGCCGAAGCCAAGGAAGCCGGTGCGAAGACGCTGGTGATCGGCGTGGCCAACCGCGGCGGGATCATCTCGCAGGCGTGGAAAGAAGTGCTGATCGCGGCGCTGGAGATGGGCTACGATCTGGCCTCCGGCCTGCACAACCTGCTGCGCGACGAGGGCGACCTTGTGGCCGCCGCCCAAACCCATGGCGGCACCCTGCATGACGTGCGCGTGCCCACCGTCGGCTATCCGATCGCCAATGGCGTGAAACGTACCGGCAAGCGCTGCCTTGCCGTGGGCACCGATTGCTCCGTGGGCAAGATGTACACCGCCATGGCGATGGACGCCGAAATGCAGGCGCGCGGCATGAAATCCACCTTCCGTGCCACCGGGCAGACGGGCATCCTGATCACCGGCCACGGCGTGCCGCTGGACGCGGTGATCGCCGATTTCATGGCGGGCTCCATCGAATACCTGACACCCGACAACGACGAAGATCACTGGGATCTGATCGAGGGTCAGGGTTCGCTGTTCCACGTCTCCTACTCCGGCGTGACGATGGCGCTGGTGCATGGCGGGCAGCCCGATGCGCTGATCCTCTGCCACGAGCCGACCCGCACCCATATGCGCGGCCTGCCGGGCTACAGCCTGCCCAGCCTCGAAGACCTGCGCGACACCGCGCTGGCCATGGCCCGCGTGGCCAACCCGGCCTGTCAGGTTGTCGGGATCTCCGTCAACACCCAGCACCTGAACGAAGAAGACGCCCGCGCATACCTCGCGAAAGTCGAGGCACAAATGGGCCTGCCCACCGTCGACCCCTACCGGCATGGCGCCGGGCGTCTTGTAGACGCTCTCGCGGCGGTCTAG
- the rpsU gene encoding 30S ribosomal protein S21, translating to MQVSVRDNNVDQALRALKKKLQREGVFREMKLRQHFEKPSEKKAREKAEAIRRARKLARKKAQREGLL from the coding sequence ATGCAGGTTAGCGTTCGCGACAACAACGTCGATCAGGCCCTCCGGGCTCTGAAGAAAAAGCTGCAGCGTGAGGGTGTTTTCCGCGAGATGAAGCTTCGGCAGCATTTCGAGAAACCCTCCGAGAAAAAAGCACGCGAGAAGGCTGAAGCCATCCGCCGTGCTCGCAAGCTGGCGCGCAAAAAAGCTCAACGCGAAGGGCTGCTCTAA
- a CDS encoding GNAT family N-acetyltransferase, whose translation MNAHADTHTHPLMGHLPELQDALIAHYKTLSAASRRLRFLTPAADDAYLEKIGHHISPDHVVEITLGAETAGILEIYLGRDGHAEIGISMEDRFQGRGLGGQLFAAGLEACAEMGVKSADLYFSAANTAIMHMVLERGARIEREGSDVMAFIDLSNGIAQAA comes from the coding sequence ATGAATGCCCACGCCGATACGCACACCCACCCCCTGATGGGCCACCTGCCCGAGCTGCAAGATGCGCTGATCGCCCATTACAAGACGCTGTCAGCCGCCTCCCGCCGCCTGCGTTTCCTCACCCCCGCCGCCGACGATGCCTATCTGGAAAAGATCGGCCACCACATTTCGCCTGACCACGTGGTCGAGATCACGCTGGGGGCGGAAACGGCCGGCATTCTCGAGATCTACCTTGGCCGCGACGGCCATGCCGAGATCGGCATTTCCATGGAAGACCGCTTTCAGGGCCGCGGGCTCGGCGGCCAGCTCTTCGCTGCAGGGCTTGAAGCCTGCGCCGAGATGGGCGTGAAAAGCGCCGACCTCTACTTCTCTGCCGCCAACACCGCGATCATGCACATGGTGCTGGAGCGCGGTGCCCGCATCGAGCGCGAAGGCAGCGATGTGATGGCGTTTATCGACCTGTCGAATGGTATTGCGCAGGCGGCTTGA
- a CDS encoding MAPEG family protein: MSQFTFENPVFTTYAIAAALMVLKVMGQGWMTVYRMLRIGAGYASPEDLRAGLINRAPAPSQLEVNDYVDRSRRLHRNDLENIPAFWAAGLLFVATDPALGLAQGLLYGFVVARAMHFWAYATSKSHEVRATFYTIGSVIVIYMAAHTLWVLIGQ, translated from the coding sequence ATGTCGCAATTCACCTTCGAGAACCCGGTCTTCACGACCTACGCAATCGCGGCGGCCCTGATGGTGCTCAAGGTCATGGGACAGGGCTGGATGACGGTCTACCGGATGCTTCGGATCGGGGCTGGTTACGCCAGCCCGGAAGACTTGCGCGCAGGTTTGATCAACCGGGCACCCGCGCCCTCCCAGCTTGAAGTCAACGACTACGTCGACCGCTCCCGGCGTCTGCATCGAAACGACCTTGAAAACATCCCAGCTTTCTGGGCGGCGGGGCTTTTGTTCGTAGCAACGGATCCGGCTCTCGGGCTTGCGCAGGGGCTGCTCTATGGATTCGTCGTCGCCCGGGCCATGCACTTCTGGGCCTATGCCACCAGCAAGTCGCACGAGGTCCGCGCCACGTTCTATACCATCGGCTCCGTGATCGTGATCTACATGGCGGCCCACACGCTCTGGGTACTCATCGGACAGTGA
- a CDS encoding TetR/AcrR family transcriptional regulator translates to MPRENTKALILEVAGELLASGGISAVSFDAIATRLGRSKQAVLYWYPNKHALLGAMFLPALKAEAETATAALAHCETEAEAIAAFVSSILRFHMGDLDRFRMMYLLPQTQRHAGGEPPAGALLDEVHPVTDAMYAALAARLGGDPISARQKAFAIHSAVLGVALMFGLADSLGDPLKHGAEEAARALIESFGASL, encoded by the coding sequence ATGCCCAGAGAGAACACCAAAGCCCTTATTCTGGAGGTCGCGGGGGAATTGCTCGCATCCGGGGGGATTTCGGCGGTGTCTTTCGATGCGATTGCCACGCGGCTTGGCCGGTCCAAACAGGCCGTCCTCTACTGGTACCCCAATAAACATGCGCTCCTCGGAGCAATGTTCCTGCCTGCGCTGAAGGCCGAAGCCGAGACGGCAACGGCAGCTTTGGCTCACTGCGAAACCGAGGCTGAGGCGATTGCCGCTTTTGTCTCCTCGATCCTGCGGTTTCACATGGGTGATCTGGACCGGTTCCGCATGATGTACCTACTGCCGCAGACACAGCGCCACGCCGGAGGTGAACCACCGGCCGGCGCCCTGCTGGATGAGGTGCATCCAGTGACCGACGCCATGTATGCGGCGCTGGCGGCTCGGCTCGGGGGCGATCCCATCAGCGCGCGGCAGAAAGCCTTTGCGATCCATTCGGCCGTATTGGGCGTGGCGCTGATGTTCGGTCTGGCCGACAGCCTCGGCGACCCGCTCAAACACGGGGCGGAGGAAGCTGCTCGGGCGCTCATCGAGTCGTTTGGGGCGTCCCTGTAG